In a genomic window of Phaenicophaeus curvirostris isolate KB17595 chromosome Z, BPBGC_Pcur_1.0, whole genome shotgun sequence:
- the PRRC1 gene encoding protein PRRC1, with translation MMEESGIETTPPGTPPPSTPGVVTAAATPVSLALSSPLTAPSLPSSLAYSPPLPAGVSPFPAPIMTSASVPLVPSATVSAIAPPLTPAPPPVAPSAFSTSTSQFSTPPPLSSAAGPGLPAPPTGPPISGFSVSSTYDITRGHAGRAPQSPLMPSFSAPPVTGVLADPITQQATFSSPLAPGTGSAITFPEEHEDPRVSTAQGGGHAGGLWGFIKGVAENPMVKSVLDKTKHSVETMITTLDPGMVPYIKTGGELDIVVTSNKEVKVAAIRDAFQEVFGMAVVTGEAAQSNIAPQPVGYAAGLKGAQERIDSLRRSGVIHEKQPAVSVENFIEELLPDKWFDIGCLIIEDPVHGIHLEAFTQATPVPLQYVQQAKSLTPQDYSLRWSGLLVTVGEVLEKSILNVNRTDWHVVFTGMSRRQMIYSAAKALAGMYKQHLPPRTM, from the exons ATGATGGAAGAGAGTGGAATAGAGACGACTCCACCTGGCACACCCCCACCAAGCACACCAGGGGTGGTGACTGCTGCTGCTACACCTGTGTCATTAG ctttGTCCAGTCCTCTCACTGCACCAAGCTTGCCATCTTCTCTTGCATACTCACCACCCTTACCAGCTGGAGTGTCTCCATTTCCTGCTCCCATAATGACTTCAGCTTCTGTTCCACTTGTGCCTTCTGCAACAGTTTCTGCTATTGCGCCACCTCTAACTCCTGCCCCACCTCCTGTTGCCCCTTCAGCTTTTAGTACCTCCACGTCCCAGTTCTCTACACCTCCTCCACTAAGCtctgctgctggccctggtCTTCCTGCACCTCCCACTGGTCCCCCCATTTCAGGGTTTTCTGTGTCTTCAACCTATGATATTACCAGAGGTCATGCTGGTCGTGCACCACAGAGCCCACTGATGCCATCATTTTCTGCACCTCCAGTCACAG GTGTTTTGGCAGATCCTATTACTCAACAAGCAACTTTCTCATCACCTCTGGCTCCTGGAACTGGTTCTGCGATCACTTTTCCTGAGGAGCATGAAGACCCCAGAGTATCTACTGCCCAAGGTGGAGGACATGCAGGAGGACTTTGGGGATTTATAAAG GGTGTAGCTGAGAATCCCATGGTGAAATCTGTTCTTGATAAAACCAAACATTCAGTAGAAACCATGATCACAACGCTGGACCCTGGCATGGTTCCATATATTA AAACTGGGGGAGAACTGGACATAGTGGTTACTTCTAATAAAGAGGTAAAAGTTGCAGCAATTCGAGATGCCTTTCAAGAAGTTTTTGGAATGGCTGTTGTTACTGGAGAGGCTGCACAGTCTAACATCGCACCCCAACCTGTGGGCTATGCTGCAGGTTTAAAA GGAGCCCAAGAAAGGATAGACAGCTTGCGTCGGTCTGGAGTAATACATGAAAAACAGCCTGCTGTATCAGTAGAAAACTTCATTGAGGAATTGCTTCCTGACAA GTGGTTTGACATTGGATGTCTGATTATTGAAGATCCAGTTCATGGAATTCATCTGGAAGCTTTTACCCAAGCAACACCAGTGCCTTTGCAATACGTTCAGCAG GCTAAGAGTCTCACTCCTCAAGACTACAGTCTGAGATGGTCAGGCCTGCTGGTGACTGTGGGTGAAGTGCTTGAGAAGAGCATACTGAACGTCAACAGGACTGATTGGCACGTGGTGTTCACTGGCATGTCCCGTCGGCAGATGATCTACAGTGCAGCTAAGGCTCTAGCAGGAATGTACAAACAACACTTGCCACCCAGGACCATGTGA